Proteins from one Algicella marina genomic window:
- a CDS encoding Lrp/AsnC family transcriptional regulator, with protein sequence MDRTLLRLLQQDGRLTAQELADRLHLSPSQVGRRRQRLEAEGYIDTYRASLDPKRLGLTVEAFIRIVMATHTAENATDFLRLTRAREEITGAWTLTGEADYLLRVYTVDLAALNRLVQDVLLPHPAVSRVHSQIVMERVKPDAPLPV encoded by the coding sequence ATGGATCGTACCCTCCTCCGTCTGCTTCAGCAGGATGGTCGCCTCACGGCACAGGAGCTGGCCGATCGGCTGCATCTGTCGCCATCGCAGGTGGGGCGGCGACGGCAGAGACTGGAGGCGGAAGGCTATATCGACACCTATCGTGCATCGCTGGACCCGAAACGGCTGGGCCTGACGGTGGAGGCATTCATCCGCATCGTGATGGCCACCCATACCGCCGAAAACGCGACGGACTTCCTGCGCCTCACCCGCGCCCGCGAGGAAATCACCGGGGCCTGGACGCTGACCGGCGAGGCTGATTACCTGCTCCGCGTCTACACGGTGGATCTCGCGGCGCTGAACCGGCTGGTGCAGGACGTGCTGCTGCCCCACCCCGCCGTCAGCCGTGTCCATTCCCAGATCGTGATGGAGCGGGTGAAACCTGATGCGCCGCTGCCGGTGTGA
- a CDS encoding response regulator: MSLLKLMNPLPERATPHRRAYVNPTTTNRDFYTFLSGLTDDFLAIQGRRRLINLPPRHLDTVRQALRIVIRDAKELDVFRLTKSAEELDTALEHIQMDAHGYTQRFDLRRLFDGFLDEARRTLAEIESGETGNGRTKSDDRPLVLVVDDEPHVHRLIERAIARDVEVLNVVNCLGALATLKTHRPDLIILDESLPDMRGTDFLKTIKSQKELANIPVIMLSNSNDDDTVVAGLCNGALDFLSKDMKTLALRPRIMEILEHGRTRLTGHRTA, translated from the coding sequence ATGTCACTTCTCAAGTTGATGAATCCCCTGCCCGAACGGGCCACGCCCCATCGTCGGGCTTACGTTAACCCCACGACCACGAACCGCGATTTCTACACGTTTCTGTCCGGCCTGACAGATGACTTTCTCGCCATTCAGGGGCGCCGTCGGCTGATCAACCTGCCACCACGCCACCTCGACACGGTTCGGCAGGCGCTGCGTATCGTCATTCGTGACGCAAAAGAACTGGATGTCTTCCGCCTCACCAAATCCGCGGAAGAACTGGATACTGCGCTGGAGCATATCCAGATGGATGCCCACGGCTACACCCAGCGCTTCGATCTGCGTCGCCTGTTCGACGGTTTCCTCGACGAGGCACGGCGCACCCTGGCCGAAATCGAATCCGGAGAGACCGGGAATGGTCGCACCAAGTCTGACGACCGGCCCCTTGTGCTGGTCGTCGACGATGAGCCGCATGTTCATCGCCTGATAGAACGCGCGATTGCCCGCGACGTGGAGGTGCTGAATGTCGTCAACTGTCTCGGCGCCCTCGCGACGCTGAAGACGCATCGTCCGGATCTCATCATCCTCGATGAGAGCCTGCCGGACATGCGCGGCACCGACTTCCTGAAAACCATCAAGTCGCAGAAAGAGCTCGCCAATATTCCTGTGATAATGCTTTCCAACAGCAACGATGACGACACGGTGGTCGCGGGGTTGTGCAACGGTGCGCTGGACTTCTTGTCAAAGGACATGAAGACGCTCGCCCTGCGCCCGCGCATCATGGAAATTCTGGAACATGGCCGCACCCGCCTGACGGGCCACCGCACCGCCTGA
- the hppD gene encoding 4-hydroxyphenylpyruvate dioxygenase, which translates to MGPFPHDAPRSTITEQNPAGTDGFEFVEFAHENPAELEELFARMGYVRAAKHKTKDIALWKQGDITYVVNAEKGSFGQRFVEEHGPCAPSMAWRVVDADHAFERAVKMGAKPYEGEGKVLDVPAIYGIGGSLLYFIDQYGGGANPYADEYDWIEGVPEKPEGVGFYYLDHLTHNVHKGNMDTWFRFYGEIFGFKEIRFFDIEGKFTGLLSRALTSPCGRIRIPINEDRGETGQIVEYLKRYNGEGIQHIAVATETIYESVDRIAANGIRFMPKPPETYYALSYERVQGHEEPLDRMQEHGILIDGEGVVGGGETKILLQIFSKTVIGPIFFEFIQRKGDDGFGEGNFKALFESIEADQIARGVLKGNDAA; encoded by the coding sequence ATGGGACCTTTCCCGCACGACGCACCGCGCTCCACCATCACTGAACAGAACCCGGCCGGTACGGACGGGTTCGAATTCGTCGAGTTCGCGCACGAAAATCCGGCTGAGCTGGAAGAGCTGTTCGCACGGATGGGCTACGTTCGCGCGGCCAAGCACAAGACCAAGGATATCGCGCTGTGGAAGCAGGGCGACATCACCTATGTCGTCAACGCCGAAAAAGGCAGTTTCGGCCAGCGATTCGTGGAGGAACACGGGCCCTGCGCACCGTCGATGGCATGGCGCGTGGTTGACGCCGATCATGCTTTCGAGCGGGCGGTGAAGATGGGTGCGAAGCCATACGAGGGCGAAGGAAAGGTGCTGGATGTGCCGGCAATCTACGGGATCGGCGGCAGTCTTCTCTATTTTATCGACCAGTACGGCGGTGGTGCCAACCCTTACGCGGATGAGTACGACTGGATCGAAGGTGTCCCGGAAAAACCCGAAGGCGTCGGCTTCTACTACCTCGATCACCTGACCCACAATGTCCACAAGGGCAACATGGATACTTGGTTTCGCTTCTACGGCGAGATCTTCGGATTCAAGGAAATCAGGTTCTTCGATATCGAGGGCAAGTTCACCGGCCTGCTTTCCCGCGCGTTGACCTCCCCCTGCGGTCGTATCCGCATCCCGATCAATGAAGATCGGGGCGAAACCGGGCAGATCGTTGAGTATCTGAAGCGCTACAACGGCGAAGGTATTCAGCACATCGCCGTGGCGACGGAAACGATTTATGAAAGCGTTGACCGGATTGCTGCCAACGGCATCCGGTTCATGCCGAAACCGCCCGAAACCTATTATGCACTGAGCTACGAACGGGTGCAGGGCCACGAGGAACCGCTGGATCGCATGCAGGAGCACGGCATCCTGATCGACGGTGAAGGCGTTGTCGGCGGAGGCGAGACGAAGATTCTGTTGCAGATCTTCTCGAAAACCGTCATCGGCCCGATCTTCTTCGAGTTCATCCAGCGCAAAGGCGACGACGGTTTCGGCGAGGGCAACTTCAAGGCGCTGTTCGAGTCGATAGAGGCCGATCAGATCGCGCGGGGCGTGTTGAAGGGAAACGACGCGGCCTGA
- a CDS encoding dimethylsulfoniopropionate demethylase: MHILSHSRRLRTTPFTARVEAAGVKAYTTYNHMLLPTVFRSVEEDYHHLKSAVQVWDVACERQVEVRGPDAARLVQMLTPRDLRPMVIGRCFYTPMVDETGGMLNDPVTLKLAEDRYWISIADSDLLFWIKGLAYGRVLEVDVTEPDVSPLAVQGPKAEDLVARVFGEDIRDIRFFRFREVTFGGQTMVLARSGYSRQGGFEIYCTSTALGPALWDALFEAGADLDVRPGCPNLIERIEGGLLSYGNDMTRENTPHESGLGQFCDTITAIGCCGRDALLRVAQEGPIRQIRYFSIDGTALPPCRTPWPITAGGRQIGQITSAAWSPGFATNVAIGMVRLSHWDEGTSVTIETPTGHREALVHEKHFLAA; this comes from the coding sequence TTGCACATTCTTTCCCACTCCCGCCGCCTGCGGACCACGCCGTTCACCGCGCGGGTCGAAGCTGCAGGTGTTAAAGCCTACACCACCTACAACCATATGCTGTTACCCACCGTCTTTCGCTCTGTCGAAGAAGACTACCACCACTTGAAATCGGCGGTGCAGGTCTGGGATGTCGCCTGCGAAAGGCAGGTGGAGGTGCGCGGGCCGGATGCGGCGCGGCTGGTGCAGATGCTGACCCCACGCGACCTGCGCCCGATGGTCATCGGCCGCTGTTTCTATACGCCGATGGTCGATGAAACCGGCGGCATGCTCAATGATCCCGTCACGCTGAAGCTCGCCGAAGACCGGTACTGGATCTCCATCGCCGATAGTGACCTGCTGTTCTGGATCAAGGGTCTGGCCTACGGACGGGTTCTGGAAGTCGATGTGACGGAACCCGATGTCTCGCCCCTCGCGGTTCAGGGTCCGAAGGCGGAAGATCTGGTGGCGCGGGTGTTCGGCGAGGATATCCGCGATATTCGTTTCTTCAGGTTTCGCGAAGTCACCTTTGGCGGCCAGACGATGGTTCTTGCCCGTTCCGGCTATTCCCGACAGGGCGGTTTCGAAATCTATTGCACCTCAACCGCCCTCGGCCCGGCCCTCTGGGATGCATTGTTCGAAGCCGGTGCCGATCTCGATGTCCGACCCGGCTGCCCGAACCTGATCGAGCGTATCGAAGGTGGCCTGCTCTCCTACGGCAACGACATGACGCGTGAAAACACACCCCACGAAAGCGGGCTTGGCCAATTCTGCGACACGATCACCGCAATCGGCTGCTGTGGGCGAGATGCCCTTCTGCGCGTGGCACAGGAGGGGCCGATCCGGCAGATCCGCTATTTCTCCATCGATGGCACGGCACTACCACCGTGTCGCACTCCCTGGCCCATAACCGCGGGCGGCCGGCAGATCGGCCAGATCACATCCGCCGCATGGTCCCCCGGTTTTGCCACCAACGTTGCCATCGGCATGGTCCGCCTGTCGCACTGGGACGAAGGCACCAGCGTCACCATCGAGACACCGACCGGCCACCGCGAAGCACTGGTTCACGAGAAGCACTTTCTTGCCGCATGA